The following are encoded together in the Candidatus Hinthialibacter antarcticus genome:
- a CDS encoding 5-(carboxyamino)imidazole ribonucleotide synthase, with translation MIVGILAAGQLGRMIALAGYPLGLQFRFLEPKAEAPAARLGESIQAPYDDMDALAKFAEGLSVATYEFENVPAEAAEFLTDHVPFYPPSSVLGASQDRLEEKFLFQKLGISTPPFLAVDSKDDLQEAVKTIGVPGVLKTRRMGYDGKGQWVIRDPKDAGPAWEQATGAALIYEAFVPFERETSIVAARNRSGETVFYPLVENHHREGILRVTRAPAPNITDELQAEAERCAQLIMDAFEYAGVLTIEFFQHEGKLLANEMAARVHNSGHWTIDGAVTSQFENHLRGILNMPLGETTPIGHSIMLNLIGSAPPREAVLAVPGAHLHLYDKAPRPGRKIGHITLCDENPHTLEQRAAALQPFVEGSVCKSTSVHA, from the coding sequence ATGATTGTCGGAATTCTCGCGGCGGGACAACTGGGGCGGATGATCGCTCTGGCTGGATATCCGCTCGGTCTACAGTTCCGGTTTTTAGAACCGAAGGCGGAAGCGCCTGCGGCGCGGCTGGGCGAGTCAATCCAGGCGCCGTATGACGATATGGACGCGCTCGCGAAATTTGCGGAAGGGCTTTCGGTCGCGACGTATGAATTTGAAAACGTCCCGGCGGAAGCCGCCGAATTTTTGACCGACCATGTTCCGTTTTACCCGCCGTCGTCGGTCTTGGGCGCCTCACAAGACCGGCTCGAAGAAAAATTCCTGTTTCAGAAATTGGGAATTTCGACTCCACCCTTTCTCGCGGTTGATTCAAAAGACGATTTGCAAGAAGCAGTCAAAACCATTGGCGTCCCCGGCGTATTAAAAACCCGGCGTATGGGCTACGACGGAAAAGGCCAATGGGTGATTCGCGATCCCAAAGACGCAGGCCCCGCCTGGGAGCAAGCAACGGGCGCCGCTTTAATTTATGAGGCGTTTGTGCCCTTTGAACGCGAAACCTCGATTGTCGCCGCCCGCAATCGCAGCGGCGAAACGGTATTTTATCCTCTGGTTGAGAACCATCACCGCGAAGGCATCCTGCGCGTCACCCGCGCCCCGGCGCCCAATATAACCGACGAATTACAAGCCGAAGCGGAGCGTTGCGCTCAACTCATCATGGACGCGTTTGAATACGCAGGCGTGTTGACGATTGAGTTTTTTCAACATGAAGGAAAATTACTCGCAAACGAAATGGCCGCCCGGGTCCACAATTCCGGTCACTGGACCATCGACGGCGCCGTGACCAGCCAATTTGAAAACCATTTGCGCGGCATTCTAAACATGCCCTTGGGCGAGACGACGCCGATCGGGCATTCCATCATGCTCAATTTGATTGGCAGCGCCCCCCCGCGCGAAGCGGTGCTGGCCGTCCCTGGCGCGCATTTGCATCTATACGACAAAGCGCCGCGCCCGGGCCGAAAGATTGGTCACATCACCCTGTGTGATGAAAACCCGCATACTCTCGAACAACGCGCCGCCGCGCTGCAGCCGTTCGTCGAAGGCTCCGTCTGCAAATCCACTTCTGTCCACGCATAA